A single region of the Caretta caretta isolate rCarCar2 chromosome 25, rCarCar1.hap1, whole genome shotgun sequence genome encodes:
- the HAPLN4 gene encoding hyaluronan and proteoglycan link protein 4 isoform X2 yields MMQPVCRAATLLLLIAVLSSPPALSERGRKKVIHVSEDESGAVVVQTAPGKVVTHRGGTIILPCRYHYDMSAHDPAEIRLKWTKVMDPMSFVDVFVAMGKERRAFGSYRGRTALQEDGTGDASLIIRNVTLQDYGQYECEVTNELEDDTGMVKLDLEGVIFPYHPRLGRYTLNFQEAQEACLAQDGILASYDQLHKAWVEGMDWCNAGWLEDGSVQYPISRPRDECGRKDTPVGVRSYGYRHKEDERYDAFCFTSNLNGKVYFLKTYRKLSYPEALQACKKNGARVAKVGQLYAAWKIQLLDKCEAGWVEDGSIRYPIVNPRARCGGREPGVRNLGFPDKKYKLFGVYCYKKASEGPPKDGREEPGKWRPLQV; encoded by the exons ATG ATGCAGCCTGTGTGCCGGGCAGCCACCCTGCTGCTTCTCATCGCCGTCCTCTCCTCCCCGCCAGCGCTCAGCGAGAGGGGGCGCAAGAAGGTCATCCACGTGTCAG AGGATGAGAGTGGGGCCGTGGTCGTCCAGACGGCGCCTGGGAAGGTGGTCACCCACCGGGGCGGGACCATCATCCTTCCCTGCCGGTACCACTATGACATGTCAGCCCACGACCCAGCCGAGATCCGCCTCAAGTGGACCAAAGTGATGGACCCGATGTCTTTTGTGGACGTCTTCGTGGCCATGGGGAAGGAGCGCAGGGCTTTTGGGAGCTACCGGGGGCGCACGGCCCTGCAGGAGGATGGGACAGGGGACGCCTCCCTCATCATCCGCAACGTCACCCTGCAGGATTACGGGCAGTATGAGTGCGAGGTCACCAATGAGCTGGAGGACGACACGGGCATGGTGAAGCTGGATCTGGAAG GAGTGATCTTCCCGTACCACCCGCGCCTTGGCCGCTACACCCTCAACTTCCAGGAGGCCCAGGAGGCGTGTCTGGCCCAGGACGGCATCCTGGCCTCCTACGACCAGCTGCACAAGGCCTGGGTGGAGGGCATGGACTGGTGCAACGCCGGCTGGCTGGAGGATGGCTCCGTGCAGTACCCCATCTCCAGGCCCCGAGACGAGTGCGGCCGCAAAGACACCCCAGTCGGGGTCAGAAGCTACGGGTACCGGCACAAGGAGGACGAGCGCTACGACGCCTTCTGCTTCACGTCCAACCTGAACG gcAAAGTTTACTTCCTAAAGACCTACCGCAAGCTGAGCTACCCTGAGGCCCTCCAGGCCTGCAAGAAGAACGGCGCCAGGGTGGCCAAGGTGGGCCAGCTCTACGCTGCCTGGAAGATCCAGCTGCTGGACAAGTGTGAGGCGGGCTGGGTGGAGGATGGCAGTATCCGCTACCCCATCGTCAACCCCCGGGCACGCTGTGGGGGCCGGGAGCCCGGCGTCCGCAACTTGGGCTTCCCGGACAAAAAGTACAAGCTCTTCGGGGTCTACTGCTACAAGAAGGCCAGCGAAGGGCCCCCCAAGGACGGCAGGGAGGAGCCGGGCAAGTGGAGGCCTCTCCAGGTATAA
- the HAPLN4 gene encoding hyaluronan and proteoglycan link protein 4 isoform X1 produces the protein MALRAGDSEGTTPPFPRVGIPCQARMARACAAVRFRRHWLGASCDIVRLGTAQHPMQPVCRAATLLLLIAVLSSPPALSERGRKKVIHVSEDESGAVVVQTAPGKVVTHRGGTIILPCRYHYDMSAHDPAEIRLKWTKVMDPMSFVDVFVAMGKERRAFGSYRGRTALQEDGTGDASLIIRNVTLQDYGQYECEVTNELEDDTGMVKLDLEGVIFPYHPRLGRYTLNFQEAQEACLAQDGILASYDQLHKAWVEGMDWCNAGWLEDGSVQYPISRPRDECGRKDTPVGVRSYGYRHKEDERYDAFCFTSNLNGKVYFLKTYRKLSYPEALQACKKNGARVAKVGQLYAAWKIQLLDKCEAGWVEDGSIRYPIVNPRARCGGREPGVRNLGFPDKKYKLFGVYCYKKASEGPPKDGREEPGKWRPLQV, from the exons ATGGCGCTCCGAGCTGGAGACAGCGAGGGGACAACACCTCCTTTCCCTCGTGTGGGCATCCCCTGCCAAGCAAGGATGGCACGGGCCTGCGCGGCAGTGAGATTCAGGCGGCACTGGCTGGGAGCTAGCTGTGATATCGTGCGCTTGGGGACCGCCCAGCACCCT ATGCAGCCTGTGTGCCGGGCAGCCACCCTGCTGCTTCTCATCGCCGTCCTCTCCTCCCCGCCAGCGCTCAGCGAGAGGGGGCGCAAGAAGGTCATCCACGTGTCAG AGGATGAGAGTGGGGCCGTGGTCGTCCAGACGGCGCCTGGGAAGGTGGTCACCCACCGGGGCGGGACCATCATCCTTCCCTGCCGGTACCACTATGACATGTCAGCCCACGACCCAGCCGAGATCCGCCTCAAGTGGACCAAAGTGATGGACCCGATGTCTTTTGTGGACGTCTTCGTGGCCATGGGGAAGGAGCGCAGGGCTTTTGGGAGCTACCGGGGGCGCACGGCCCTGCAGGAGGATGGGACAGGGGACGCCTCCCTCATCATCCGCAACGTCACCCTGCAGGATTACGGGCAGTATGAGTGCGAGGTCACCAATGAGCTGGAGGACGACACGGGCATGGTGAAGCTGGATCTGGAAG GAGTGATCTTCCCGTACCACCCGCGCCTTGGCCGCTACACCCTCAACTTCCAGGAGGCCCAGGAGGCGTGTCTGGCCCAGGACGGCATCCTGGCCTCCTACGACCAGCTGCACAAGGCCTGGGTGGAGGGCATGGACTGGTGCAACGCCGGCTGGCTGGAGGATGGCTCCGTGCAGTACCCCATCTCCAGGCCCCGAGACGAGTGCGGCCGCAAAGACACCCCAGTCGGGGTCAGAAGCTACGGGTACCGGCACAAGGAGGACGAGCGCTACGACGCCTTCTGCTTCACGTCCAACCTGAACG gcAAAGTTTACTTCCTAAAGACCTACCGCAAGCTGAGCTACCCTGAGGCCCTCCAGGCCTGCAAGAAGAACGGCGCCAGGGTGGCCAAGGTGGGCCAGCTCTACGCTGCCTGGAAGATCCAGCTGCTGGACAAGTGTGAGGCGGGCTGGGTGGAGGATGGCAGTATCCGCTACCCCATCGTCAACCCCCGGGCACGCTGTGGGGGCCGGGAGCCCGGCGTCCGCAACTTGGGCTTCCCGGACAAAAAGTACAAGCTCTTCGGGGTCTACTGCTACAAGAAGGCCAGCGAAGGGCCCCCCAAGGACGGCAGGGAGGAGCCGGGCAAGTGGAGGCCTCTCCAGGTATAA